Part of the Paenibacillus sp. YPG26 genome, AGGTACCACTGCTGATATTCTGCAGCGCAACTATTACGGCTGGTTCCAGAGGATCAGCCGCGGGCGTTACAGCCTGACTCCGGCAGGACTTGCTGCGCTGGAGCAGTATGAGCAGGTGACGGCAAGCCATCGCCAATTCGCGGCCGCTGCAGAAATAGAAGACGCCACGCTGCTGTTAGACTGATGCTGGACACGAATGAAGTCCTATAACCGCGGGAGCCTGCCCTGAAGCTTGGTGAGTGGGCATGAGAATTAATCAACATTGAGAAATCAATCAGGTATGATATTTATCCAGTATGAGAATAAAAGTGAACGGGTCAAGTGAAGATCGGATCTGGCAGACACCGATTGCGCCCGCAAATACGATCACTTTCCAGCAGCACGGACTTCCAGCAGCGTGGCTATCCTTCCCAGCGGGCCGTGAACTCCTCAGCGGCATCGCAGATCCGCTGAAGCCCCAGCCGCAGCCGCGGCCGGCTCTGCTCCGCCAGCGACAAACGCAGCGTCCGCGGATTCCCCGCTCCCGCATAACACCGCGCGCCGGGCAGGAACGCCGCGCCCTTGAGCCGCGCCGCCCTAAGCAGGGCGGCGCTGTCCATCCCTGTCGGCAGCTCCGCCCACAGGAAGCGTCCGCGGCCGGCAGCGTGCTGGCAGGCAGCCCCGAGCGCCCGGCTGCCTGCCAGCACAGCAAGAGCCTCCGCTCGCCGCGCAGCGTACTCGCGGTTCAGCGCCGCAGCATGCTCCGGCCAGCTGAAGCCAGGCCGCACCAGCATCTGCGCCGAAGCCCCCGCCGGGCAGCTTATGCCTTCCGCGCTGCCCCGCCCCTCTCTCGCCTCCTTCAAGCGCTGAATCAGCGCCTCATTCGCTCGAATCCATCCGGCCTGGATGCCATGACCATCCAGGGACACGAGCTCGGCAATACGTCCGCCAAATCCCTGGTCTCTGCCGATCTCGTACAACGAACATTCTTCCCTTCCCAGCTCCACTGGTTCAGCAGCAAAGGGAGCCTCTGCGCTGCTTCGGTCTGACAAGAGCCATATATCTGCTTGCCCAGCGATCTCTACAATCTCCCGTCTGCGTTCAACACTCCACGAACTCCCTACTGTGTCCGAGCAATCAGGAGTGATATATATGAGTACAGGCTTATGCATGGCAATGCGGCTTCTCCACTCATCTGACAGCATGCCTTCCGCGTCGCAGCCTGCTTGAATGACCTTCACCTGTCTGCGAAGGAGAGCGGCAAGGACCACAGGTGAGACGGGAGTCTCTGTAAGCACGGTCTCCCCAGGCTTCAGCAGTTCCTCGAACAACAGCTCCACAGCCTCTTCTCTGCCGTTTGTCAGCAGCAAGGAAGTTCTCTCTGCGTAAGTTCGTTCATGATTTCCGAAAGCTCCTGTAATGAAGCCCGTTAAATGAGAAATCCATGGTTCCCCTAACCTGCTTGGTGTAGTGTAAGTCCCTGATTCGGCCTCCCCCTCACTTATGCTCCATATCCCCTTCTTGCCGGAAGGATATAGCTCCTTCTCTATCCCATCACCCGCAAGCGACACAAAATCTCGTTCCTGTTCTACGTGCCACAGATCCCCCTGGTTCATACCTGCACCGCTCCTCCCGGATTCAGATTTAGATTTAGTGTATGAGAAAGTCTGTCTCTCTTCTCCATAGTCATGAAATAATTTTGTCTCATAAACTTTGAAAACATTTACATATTTTGCGAACAAGAATAGGGAATGTTAAAATGAAATTTGGTGAAAATTCATAAAATTCTTTGAGGTGATACACATGTCTTACTCTACGGAGCCTGTTTCCACCCCTACTTCAGCGCGCAGCAAGAGAACCCGGGGAACGTCCGTAAAGGTGTTTCTCGTAATCTGGCTGCTGCTTATCGGTATAGGTATAGCGGCAACCTACTGGTACAGCCATCATCTGCAGCAGTCCATGCTCTCCACTCTCGATGCCAAGTGGCAGGCTCAGACGAATGCGATCAAGGCCGATTACAATTCTAAATTGTCCTCGTTATCGAAGGAAGTTAACCAGCTGGGCAGTAAGGTTCAGTCATTTAATGAGCTGCTCACCTTCACGAAAGATAATGCAAGCAATAAGACCGACAACAGCAACAAGCTCTACACCCAGCTTAATGAAGTCAAGAAGCAGCTGAATACACTTCAGAGCAAGATGGAGCTGCTCAAATGAACATCCAGGCCAAACAGCTAAACCGGTTCTTCTTGCTTGCAACCGCCCCCTTCTTCGGGCTGATTCTTGCCCTTCTTCTCGGAAGTGTACGGCTGGACTGGGAGGGACAGCCTGTGAAATTAGCTGCTCCGGCTGAACTTGATCAGCAGGTGAACCAGGTGTCTACCGCTATATCAGACGCCGAGGAGACCGCGAAATATACAATTTCAACGATTCGCAAATCGGCTGCCTTGTATCAGAAGACGACCTCAGCCATGGCTCAGGTGGTCACCGCTGCCCGGAAGACTTCCAGCCGGCCTGAAGCGATATATGACCGGCGCATCACTTCCAAGTTCGGTTCGTCGCCTTATGAGACCGTACAAAGCGACAAAATACGGATCGAACTGTACAAGATTAACCCTGGCAGCTATAAAGGCTATGCTATGAAGATCAAGCTGAAAGATCCTTCAGCTATGAAAATGGCGGTTGCCGCAGACAAGCTCGGCTCTTCGGAGACCACGATGCAGGCGGTCAAGCACAGCGGAGCTATCGCGGGAATTAATGCAGGAGGGTTCGCGGATTCAGGAGGCAAGCGCTATCCGCTGAGTACAACGATCCAGAACGGCAAATACCTGACCGGCTTCCAGCCAAGCTTCAAGGACTTGTCCTTTGTCGGGCTTAACCAGTCAGGCAAGCTGATTGGGGGTAAGTTCTCCAGTCAGTCACAGCTGGACAAGCTCAAGCCCTTGTTCGGGGCTACCTTCGTCCCGGTCCTTCTACAGAATGGGACCAAAACCCCAATTCCCC contains:
- a CDS encoding phosphodiester glycosidase family protein; translation: MNIQAKQLNRFFLLATAPFFGLILALLLGSVRLDWEGQPVKLAAPAELDQQVNQVSTAISDAEETAKYTISTIRKSAALYQKTTSAMAQVVTAARKTSSRPEAIYDRRITSKFGSSPYETVQSDKIRIELYKINPGSYKGYAMKIKLKDPSAMKMAVAADKLGSSETTMQAVKHSGAIAGINAGGFADSGGKRYPLSTTIQNGKYLTGFQPSFKDLSFVGLNQSGKLIGGKFSSQSQLDKLKPLFGATFVPVLLQNGTKTPIPQKWLTSPYRAPRTVIGSYKDDQLLVLVVDGYDENGHSGASLPELQDKLYNLGVQSAYNLDGGGSTSLILGGKVVNKPSDGALRPVPTHFLFFK